From a region of the Calliphora vicina chromosome 4, idCalVici1.1, whole genome shotgun sequence genome:
- the LOC135959245 gene encoding histone H2A: MSGRGKGGKVKGKAKSRSNRAGLQFPVGRIHRLLRKGNYAERVGAGAPVYLAAVMEYLAAEVLELAGNAARDNKKTRIIPRHLQLAIRNDEELNKLLSGVTIAQGGVLPNIQAVLLPKKTEKKA; the protein is encoded by the coding sequence atGTCTGGTCGTGGTAAAGGTGGCAAAGTTAAGGGAAAGGCAAAGTCCCGTTCAAACCGTGCTGGTTTGCAATTCCCCGTCGGTCGTATTCATCGTTTGTTGCGTAAAGGCAATTATGCTGAACGTGTTGGTGCCGGCGCTCCAGTATATTTAGCTGCCGTTATGGAATATTTGGCTGCTGAAGTTCTTGAATTGGCTGGTAATGCTGCTCGTGACAACAAGAAGACCAGAATTATCCCTCGTCATTTGCAATTGGCCATCCGTAATGACGAAGAATTGAACAAATTGTTGTCTGGTGTAACCATTGCCCAAGGTGGTGTTTTGCCAAACATTCAAGCTGTACTTTTGCCCAAGAAAACAGAAAAGAAGGCTTAA
- the LOC135959246 gene encoding histone H2B-like, which yields MPPKASGKATKKAGKAQKNITKSDKTRKRKRKESYAIYIYKVLKQVHPDTGISSKAMSIMNSFVNDIFERIAAEASRLAQYNKRSTITSREIQTAVRLLLPGELAKHAVSEGTKAVTKYTSSK from the coding sequence atgccCCCTAAAGCAAGTGGAAAAGCAACAAAGAAGGCTGGCAAAGCCCAAAAGAATATTACCAAGAGTGATAAGACCAGGAAACGCAAGCGTAAGGAAAGTTATGCCATCTACATTTACAAAGTGTTGAAGCAAGTACATCCTGATACTGGTATTTCCTCAAAGGCCATGAGTATCATGAACAGTTTTGTTAATGATATTTTCGAACGTATTGCCGCTGAAGCATCTCGTTTGGCTCAATACAACAAACGTTCGACCATCACCAGTCGGGAAATTCAAACTGCCGTCCGTCTATTGTTGCCCGGTGAATTGGCTAAGCACGCTGTCAGTGAAGGCACCAAGGCTGTAACCAAATACACCAGCTccaagtaa
- the LOC135958001 gene encoding histone H2B-like yields MPPKASGKATKKAGKAQKNITKSDKTRKRKRKESYAIYIYKVLKQVHPDTGISSKAMSIMNSFVNDIFERIAAEASRLAQYNKRSTITSREIQTAVRLLLPGELAKHAVSEGTKAVTKYTSSK; encoded by the coding sequence atgccCCCTAAAGCAAGTGGAAAAGCAACAAAGAAGGCTGGCAAGGCCCAAAAGAATATTACCAAGAGTGATAAGACCAGGAAACGCAAGCGTAAGGAAAGTTATGCCATCTACATTTACAAAGTGTTGAAGCAAGTACATCCTGATACTGGTATTTCCTCAAAGGCCATGAGTATCATGAACAGTTTTGTTAATGATATTTTCGAACGTATTGCCGCTGAAGCATCTCGTTTGGCTCAATACAACAAACGTTCGACCATCACCAGTCGGGAAATTCAAACTGCCGTCCGTCTATTGTTGCCCGGTGAATTGGCTAAGCACGCTGTCAGTGAAGGCACCAAGGCTGTAACCAAATACACCAGCTccaagtaa
- the LOC135958624 gene encoding putative nuclease HARBI1, translating into MYALLLERNCLPRVKNFVENVIHQYSETDFKKNLRLSRESAQYLMERYSTWYLVRTYQGGRKQTSVETQILSFLWFSGNKTTFREVANVFDMSLSNLHSSFQKVLKFLLDEVAPEAIKFPQTNLEKEVIANEFKKISGFPNILGCIDGSYISVRTPKHKIRSTYANRHDTVSITLQGICDSKLRFLDVYTGVPNKIHDSRILKLSFIGKELPNLCAPKYHLLGDSAYSLREYLLTPFRDYGNLSDSEKNYNLKFCRVRVKIENAFGVLKSRFRQLLRLDFHNVETMAQFVIATCVLHNICIDKNDFLYEEITSDEIHINSEHYDDDRRDNLLTQLGQIKRNEIKDLLYNSTT; encoded by the exons ATGTATGCACTACTATTGGAACGAAACTGTTTGCCGcgagttaaaaattttgttgaaaatgttaTTCATCAATATTCCGAAACTGAT tttaagaaaaatttgCGACTTAGCCGAGAAAGCGCACAGTACCTAATGGAAAGGTATTCTACCTGGTATTTGGTAAGGACATATCAAGGTGGAAGAAAGCAAACAAGTGTAGAAACACAAATTCTTTCATTTTTGtg GTTTAGTGGCAACAAAACTACCTTTAGGGAAGTGGCGAATGTATTTGACATGTCATTGTCAAATCTTCACAGTTCTTTCCAAAAggttttaaaattcttattggATGAAGTAGCCCCTGAAGCTATAAAATTTCCACAAACTAACTTGGAAAAAGAAGTTATTGCCAATGAATTTAAAAAG atatcTGGTTTTCCGAATATTTTAGGGTGTATTGATGGAAGCTACATTTCTGTAAGAACTCCGAAACATAAAATTCGTTCCACATACGCAAATAGACATGATACAGTATCAATAACTCTGCAGGGCATCTGTGATTCGAAACTTCGGTTTCTAGACGTATATACTGGGGTTCCCAATAAAATACACGACTCTAGAATACTGAAACTTTCTTTTATAGGTAAAGAATTGCCAAATTTATGTGCACCAAAGTACCATTTATTGGGTGATTCAGCTTACTCGCTAAGAGAATATCTTTTAACACCGTTCCGTGATTACGGCAACTTAAGTGATTcggaaaaaaactataatttaaaattttgtcggGTAcgtgttaaaattgaaaatgccTTCGGAGTCCTTAAAAGTCGGTTTCGACAATTGTTGCGGCTTGATTTCCATAATGTTGAAACCATGGCACAATTTGTAATTGCAACTTGCGTTCTCCATAACATTTGCATtgataaaaacgattttttgtaTGAAGAAATAACTAGCGATGAAATACATATTAATTCCGAGCATTACGATGATGACAGACGTGATAATTTGTTAACACAGTTAggacaaataaaaagaaatgaaataaaagatcttttatataattcaacaacataa